In Vanessa cardui chromosome 24, ilVanCard2.1, whole genome shotgun sequence, the genomic window gttattttatgtattagtaTAAGTAGTTTATCATTTCTCTCCTTCAATCtttaaagagtttttaatgattttgtaaaaaaacaaaacaaaacgtttCAATTAATGGAACAATACAAGATAAATGAGACCGTTACGAAAAACTATGATACACAATATATAAGGAAGCATGACATTAAATAGCAAGCAGAACATACAGAATAGATACTACTAAATCCCGAAGAATTCAAAACATGTGTGACCAAGATTTTTCGCCGAAATCACAAACAAGTCCCTACTTAAATTATTCCAGCTTGTCCTGTAAAAATGTGAATTATGATCACCCTAATTTATTCACTTCGCCGGAAAGTAAGATATGTCCTGTTATCAGGTTTGGCTCGAATCCAACTTCCGAAAGTGAATAATTTGATTTGCTTTATTTGGCCAACATTTAGAGGCGAGACTTCGCGAAGACAAGCAATTTACAAGCCAAATATTCAATTGCAGTTTCAAGATATATGACTCATTTAGTTAATTTATGTTTGAACCTTGTAGGTAATTAGTTTAGACTTTAAATTTCaggttttagtttttattaatcagacgaatatttttaattttcaaataagcaGCAAGTATCTTTATCATTTTATGTTAAGTCCTCAGGgagttttataatttgtttcatattcCTAGCTggattcattaatatattatacatatatatatagaaattgtaacattatttaatatcaaatcttATGTTACAAATTCAATTCGAATTGTACGGCTAACAtctaattctatttaaatatgttaatattttcttagtatttttgttGCAAGGAGTAAGATTGTAGATCAACCCAAGAAATGATGTAAAACTGGTGTAAAAGTTTATTCCCTGAAGTATCTGTCGctcaaataaaattatggtACCTTTACAAATATGGACGCAACTCTGTGAttatatctgtctgtcgctctttcacgaccaaaccgctgaaccgaatttggtatgaagaaaatttgaGCTCCAAGgaagggacataggctacttttttgcttaacacatgacaaccctaaaacacgaaaaaatccgcgggcgactacttgTTATTGATCAATttgattaattacttttaaatatatcttttgttaATTTCTCGTAGTCTATTTCTGAGTTCATCCCTTGTAGGTCTACTACAACATCAGTAGTGCGTAGTTTTCATCCATCGATAGCTCTACttaaattcaatcaatatatttaattattttcagttgCGGTATACTCTTTGCCTATTCAGCCGGTGGTATACTATCTGCGCATGCTCTATCTCTGTCAATGGCTATACCACCAATTATTCTACTACTATCTTTGATTTGGTTGCCAGAAACACCTTCATTTCTTATCAGCGTTGGGAAGATTCAGGTATACCTCAAAAGTATTAGAATATTAGTATCAGTAGCTGTATTAATTACACTTATTAGGAATCAATAAATTAACAGTTTATAAATCTATCTAAGAATTGAAAGACTGATATTCATGATAAGCTTTTTAATTAGCTCTTTACAATAAAGAGGTTTGTTGCCTGTGTTTTATTGGATGTGGCCAATAAGACTATATGTTTCGTGCTATGATGCAGAACTTTTGTATTCAGGAAGCAGCAAAAATTATGTGCTGGTTCGACGGATCTGACTTTCGAGAAGACTTGACGGATGTAATCGAGCAACAGGAGGTGCGCATACGCATATCAGAAGGATATGGAAGAAAAGAGGTTATGAGAAGACAAGACTCAGATACTTTTCAACCGATGCTGAAACGAAGTAGCGGACTAGAGTCCAACTCTGATCGCGAAAGAGCTGAGAAGTCAGCATGTAGAGAACTATGTAGGTATTATAGAAAATTActgtaaatatgaaattttactaAATAGTTTTTTGATGTTCAACCAGtttttaccggttcttctcaattATCAGACCTGAGTGTTAAattgcgaaccggtggtagatttttgactatcaataagaaagtgtaaacacttctattttgaatagaGGTTTTGGCTCtgattattttgttgttgacATTTGTTTAGATACGTTGGCCTATTGGAAAATAAGCCTAAATATAAAACCCATGAAAcctatttattctatatataaatgtatacacaAAACACAcgatagtaaataattatcacTGTCTAGACATTTCCTTCCATTGACTTATTTAAGATATTCCCTGTGCCTAACTGTACCACATACATTTTTGAcagaaaaataactaataagaaatgtttctttatcggttattttgtttcaaattggACACGCAGAAAGCCCTATACCAAATGTAGCATGCCAATTGATgctgtcaaaaaaatattggaggcttatcaataaatatagatGATTATAAAACAAGTGTGATTTGTTTTGTCTCATCTGCAGTTCGTCACGGCAGCCATCGTCGCGCTCTGCTGTCGTGCTGCGTGGTGCTGTGCGCGGCGGCCGGCAGCGGTGCAGGCGCTGTCAACAGCTTTGCAGCCGCTGTATTGCGCCATTCTGCTCACACCGTGCCTGTATTGAACATCACAGCTTATAATTTTACCATCTACAATGGGTAAAGCATCGCTGGTTATATTCTtaaacacattattattattaaaaatataataattttaactagtTATTATGCTTATAATCTGGCTAgcatacatacaatttatttacttcGAATTAaggtacattatttttatattgtaaggtAAATAATCGTACACCTCCTAAGGAGTTGGcacgatttattatataaatttaatatttcacccAAACAAAGAGACGACGAGCTGCTAACGAGTATCTACCGTAATAGCACCTTATAATTCTTAGTAATTACCAATAATAATTCCTCTggaatagaaaattaaattatatttcacttCCATATATATCGTTGATTAGATTTTGTCATCAAGTAAAGGACGTTGATTAagatatctttatttacaactaaaaaatagtattaaatatatttttatgtatatatattttgcagAACCTTACCTCGTGCCATATTCGAGTCATCCGAGGCTGGTTCGATGCTATGCGGCACAGCACTGGTGCTAGGAGCGGCCGTTGCAACAGTCACTGTTGACAAAGTTGGAAGAAAGGTACTATAGctgataatatacatatgtaatttaactaacattactttgcatttttaaatatttaaaaagagtaCTGAGTTACTTGCCATTACTTCTAGACGGAATCTGAATTCTGAATCAGTGGTACCGCCACTTGTATAgtatgttaaatgacgattcaaattacttataaaagcctacttgaataaagcatattttgattttgactgtaTCTGCCAGTCttatcataaatacattttctgATAGTACAAATACACGAGCCCTTGTAGACAAGTGACAAGTATTCTCTTTATGATTACTATAAATGCTAAAGAGACCTATCTCTATATCAGAACAATCAATATATCGATACGACACTACTTGTAATGATGGCATAGATATTCAGATCATGCTTTAGTTCAAAATGGTTACCTCGTGACTACATTACGAAGAGtagactatatatttttttttaagaaaacagACGACCACTTTTATCCACTTACTTCATAGTATACCTTCACCAATAGACCATAACTCTCTATGAAATATAAACCAATTTTAATACCATTTATACCGCCAAGCACGGGTTCACTAACCTACAATCACACATATACTTATAAAAGAGAGAGAAAAAGAGTCACAATGAGATTATAGATAGATATCCAAAAAACTTTACTACTCGTAGGCTACCCTTTtgcatattttactttatttgaatACTTAAAAACACCTGTGAATGCATTCTGTTTAAGTAGGCTCAACGACAGCATTCTCTAATTTCACTGTGTTCTCTATAATGGATATTTGACTCATGAATCTTACGTATTATTTCAGACGCTACTGCTATGGTCCTGTACTGGTATAGTCTTGGGATTGACAATACTAGGAATATACTGTGATCCTCACTTACGTATGCACTCCTGGTACTTCCATCGTTTGTGGCCGTTGCGAAAATTCAATTACAAGGAAAGGAGCATTCGAGAAAGAGTTGAGGTTCAAGGAAATTTCACAGCATACAATAACACAGTCGGGCAGTTCCTCAATGATACTGGGAAGTCTTGGTACAAAGTTAGTATCGAAGAGCACAATTATACATCGGATGCTAATTGGTCGATAAAGTTTGAACAAAGAGATAAAGAAGACATAGCAATATGGCTGCCAGTGATTATGCTGTCATCAGTActgtttctatataatataggtCTCGGTTCTGTGCCCTTTGTCTTGATATCGGAACTTTTTGCTGttaatgtaagtattttttttaatacattcctacataattaatattcagtTGCGTaatctttattgaaaaatatttttacgagaGGAATACAAATTTTGTCTAAAAGAATATCATAGCAATGCATTTGTATCatacattaataaaagcttTCGAGCTTATAACTTGTAAGTCAAAATTTACCTCGATGTTTTTTACATCGAATTTAAagagttaaatgaataattgatGTAAATTTGAACAGTTCAGAacacgataaattaaaaaacaggtagccgataaatatattatccaaATGAATAAAATGCGTAGTGTTATTATTCGATGTTTTTAATTcagcatatttaattattctgtcTTGATATTTTCGATatccaaataatttaattacagaaGGTGAAGATGTAACATCATATTATAGTTTAAGGTATTTTTTCGCAATGGAATAATTCACAAGTGGAAAAATGAGCCTACTTAAgtatgattgtttttgtgtctgATCTTAATATGATATTTCCATTCAGGTGCGCAGCCTAGCATCCAGCTTCCTCATCGCTTGGATGTGGTTCAGTAACTTCCTCGTTCTACGGTACTTTGGAACTGTTGCCATTTCGCTCGGCCTCCACGCCGCGTACTACATATGCGCTACCATCACACTCATGAGCGCCGGGTACATTTACCTCGCAATACCTGAAACTAAAGGTAAAAGCCAAAACCAAATCACCGAAGCCTTGGAGGGACCTTGGATTCTTTTCAGGAGGAAACGGAAAAACGAACGATGACATTTAAGAACGGGTGTCTTCACACTATCCGAAAGAAATTTCGAGGATAATTGAGATTTTCTAAGTGTTAAATCGGAAAAGATTAAAGTAAAGACGGTTTCACACAATTAGAAATGATGATTAATTATGAAACGTTAATTGCGGAATGAgatgatttgattttataacaaatgaatatgaTTATGAAAATGCTCAAGGTATTATTTCTTGATGATGTAAAAAGGATTTTTGAAATTGATAATTGttgaagtattttattaattattacagattGTATAGTTTTAGATTGAGCTCAATATATGGAAACTGATATATCTTTGAGTGATCATAGTTTTATAGCGGATAGTGAAGATATTAATAGTTCAAAGCTTTTTcaggtattaaatatttttataggacTAAGCGCTTTTATCTGTGTCAATTACAGTAAGCCTATCAAAggtgtattaaaattgtataaggGGATTatcaaatgaattaattaaagatatttaataaatgtaaactaaATCCTCGTGCCTGCTAACAAATACAGATTCCTGATGCAATGCTAGTTCCATATTAATTGATGTGCATTTATTAGCTAGGGTAATCGATGTTGTAATATTAGGGATGTTAGTTCAATCTAGTGGATTTTTTACGTGAACTTTTACGTATacgtaagtaaataatatttgatgataTGCAGCGTTTAGcgtatagtgcgacacaacttagacgtagcatcggtaaattcaataaaaccaattactgctgatttatgcAATATATCGCGCTATTCGCCGCTATATCGacatagattctcgcgtcagttcaacccgataaagaaagtgcatgtaaatcgacgtgtcaaattgacgaatatattagttcatatgatattacaagttattacgtttgtgtaaagatcatattcacataacaaattagttttgttaatttgggttttacgaattttgccgatgctacatcgaagttgtgtcgtactatactcggCGGTTTGTGATTTGACATTTGAGGGAGGGACATCTCAACAAGTTCTAGtaagttttgtaaaaatattatagaatcaATTTTACCATTGGCTTTtggaatttgatttaaattcgaCGTTTGCAAATATTATGGCTTCTTACTAACTTCATTATTACTTCATTTAGTGTTttccaaatttatatattttgtcattgtAGGTAGATAGCAAATATTTCCATATTTGAAGctcataattgtaaaatttgtaaaacgacTTCACTATTATAagctttaatttgtaaaatatctaCAAATACGTTTACGTAAAAGTTTACGTTTAGAATTCATGATAGGGTTACTGATTGTGGGTTAAGTATCTGCGATTGATTTGTTTCAAAGTTTATGAATGACTGCATGGCTTGGCATAagctttgtttttatattttaacctttCATGTATCAGTTACTCAATTACTTTTAATCACAACAATGATAAATTTAGTTGTTTGACGatagaaaaacaaaaggaaTAATTAGCAACAAGCTAACACCAAACCCTGCAATAAAGTTATCGTACTTAATATAGTAAATGTTCCTTAATATTTCATACTTGTCTGTCGTATAGTGATATGTGCAACGTGTTACCGTGAGAATGTATCATAAATTCTAAGCTCGAGTGAAGAGAgcaatcataatttttataataataatcagtgataataataataccagATGATGatgagagatggcccagtggttagaacgcgtgcatcttaaccgatgattgcgggttcaaacccagacaagcaccactatatatatgtgcttaaaaatgtgtttataattgatctcgtgctcggcggtgaagggaaacatcgtgaggaaacctacatgtgtctaatttcatcaaaattctgccacatgtacattccacctacccgcattggaaaagcgtggtggaatatattcgaaaccctctccttaatggaagagggggccttatcccagcagtgggaaatttacagactattataatactttacaaTCATAATACCCACAATCAGAAAAccacatatataataagtaaaacaattatGAATTGTACCaacatattaaaagaaatggatttgtatttttaagaatTGATGTTTAGAcaagtaagtatttttatagtgttgtaaaagtgtaatttttataggcaattaatatttatacatcatGTTGGAaggtattcattttatatacaataaatagattatttttcgaGTAATAACGTTGTAAGTACAATCATGAGGTTTAACCATTTTAACTCTTAATAGCGATACAAAGAGTTTCAATTTAGACTGTAGTCACAAACTTATTGCCATCTCGCTCACACTTATATAAATtggctatatataatatacctcggttttttttaatcaatttcaaAAAGTGTCTTGCTTCTCTAATTACGAATTAATCAAATGaagattatatttacttatgttatataatgtaataaattaataattactttgacATATTTGCAAATAAGCAAAGTGAAGTGTCTCGTTGGTTCAGTAGGTAATTCAAAGATCAGGTCTCGAAGTTATTTCTTTCAATTTCGTttctagatttaaaaaaatgtaagtcaCTTCTGTCGGTTATATAAGTCTATAGTTCTTACGCCTGTACTGATTAGGAGTGGATGTACATAATACAGCAACTATGGTCACTTCTCGGACactttactatatatgtatatgtataacttttatataacgAATTCACCGAGAATATACCGTGTTATATTGTTCTTGGTGATTACTCTTGTTTAAAGTGTGAGTGAGATAGCaatcaaaaaatgaaaatagaagCTGTCTGAATTTAAATCaagaatcataaaaaaaaatcaaagagtTATATAGATACAGAATTGTCAGACCACGATAATATTTttgctaaaaaaaataaatgtatttgttatttgGTGTTCTTTATGAAGTTACAGAAGTTcagtatgaatattataaatgtaatgatgTTTCTGAGTTTCATTTTTCCTTAGCCCTTATTACTTATCTTTTATTGAGTCAAGATGACGAAATTATATCAACGCTATTATAACATATGTTTAATGTATGCCAACAAGTGTTCTGCCACATAGATCTCGATGGTGTAGCTCTGGGTTTAACACTAGAACTCACTAATGTATTGGTATTAATGCTGCTAAAAATTGCAGCAGTAACCCGATGTTACGCAGTTCGAAGAGGGTTGCACTTCCATAACTCGAAAAGCTCTTAGAACCGTTGTTGCTGCGTccgaacttttattttatttatttatttaaatactttattgtacaccacaaattaaacagattagcCTTATAGTAAGTGTACATAAAGAAAATatggtacaaccggcggtcttaccgctttaaagcgatttcttccagacaaccgaagtgatatggagtagtagccaacagagagatggtaggtggtgtaaaatagactTTTCTTTTTTCGGTTTCGGTCTCAGAATCCACTCAATTAGATTGTGAAAGTAATCTTCTTAGCCATTGGCCGCTTTCTCGGTTACAgccattaacataattaaaacacATTAGCAATTTTGGACTTAAAACTTTAAGGAGAGGAGAACTTTTCCCTGCAGTAGAATTGAAGGCaaattatagaattattatcatactaaaaaataaaaataaaaatgtaatttataacatgattttaatatcacaatatatttatctaattaaactACATTGATAGTATAGTACAGATAATCTTAAAGGTAGGCAATTATAAACTACAACCAAATGTGACGCCTATAAAGCTATTCTCTAATAATGAACTAAAACAGTCACGAAACGTCAGAAAACTCAAGTGTGATATGCGATATTGACtacattaattatgatatttaaaggTACATGTGTCAATATCCCGTATCACATAAACTGACTTACAATATTATACGACCGGTTAGgtgtatatttttcttttagctGCTCCTATCacttatataacttatttataaaagtcattCGTATGCAAATGCTATAGACCTAAAATACTTTAGAACTGCCATACATAATAAGGACAGGAACTCCAGtgagttacatttaaattatttatttgtctatggTCACAAAAATGatgaacaattataaaaaaaatcctgttcTATACTGTTCTTATGGGCATTCAAATGCTATTATGGTTACACATAAttcgacattttttttataacgcgcttatataaataaaaatggcaatatgaaataagaaatcacaatttaataaaaaacgataattatcatcataaaaatactattgttATATTCTCTTTGTTTAAATATGGATTCGCTATATCCGACCGCTTAGATAATGCATTACTGACGTGTATCAGATAGTCATGACAGGTGATACACTACATCAATAATCGACTGATATGAATAAGTATAAACAATTGTTACTAAcaattgtgatttttttatttgtttacaaataaatttggcCCAAGCTGATAAGAATGCTAAAAGTGATCATATAcgtcttaattataataagagcTGTTACGAACGCATTCTGTCAGCAGCCAGACATAAGCGATGTGAAACTCAAAAATAAGACTAACCTCTTTCttcttcttaataaaaatgagtCCCAGTTCTGGGACATTTAAACGCTTTTTCTATATGATATGTGATATACAGTCGTGGCTTAACAATACCCTAAGTTCAATAACCTGAACTATCAGACCATTAACTATTGAAGGAAGTGTCAATGtcaaaatgacaataataaGAGTTTTTTGAAAAGGTACAAGATCCtccaatatcaaaattaatgacgtttaaatacacataaatcaatttaatctttttgtttgaaaatacgaataaaaatttattatactattgACGGAGCCCTCTCTTcaccattttaatatataaaagcattCGTACatcttacatatgtatataatcctTACAGagacaatacaaatatttattcagcCAAAAAAGTTGTAAGATAAAAGATAAGAGTAAGATATGAATCTCATGTTGATAGAGTCCATAGTACGTAATATTTGCCAAGATTTTGAAGTTGATTTTAAGTTTCTAGCATTACTtcattgaatatacatatatttatcagACCTACAATTGTGGCACAAATCACAGAATaactaaagataataaaatcttCGCATGATTTCCATGAAAATATAtccttacatatacatataatacacaattaataaaaaatatatgctataaaatatttggctctttaattttaatttttggcaACATATAAATAAGCACACAATATTTCGACGGGGCtgttaattactatattttttacagataaTCTTCATTTCAAAAAACGACATATCATAACCCGTTtttacaaattgaaaaaaaatcaaagccaatgagatttcataattattttttcctttattttcatGAAAAACCGCATTCGgttttgaagtatattttaaata contains:
- the LOC124540342 gene encoding solute carrier family 2, facilitated glucose transporter member 8-like; protein product: MHRNRIERTASKRWRGSVRRVVAATVYNLSCFTHGCSTGWVSGVLGNEALTGGAWLAALPCLVALPAAPMFAVLADTRGRRAGAFCICLSFIISWSLAAWCGARGVWAARVAAGAGGAGALALAPLYCAEIAPRTRGLAAMPALACSCGILFAYSAGGILSAHALSLSMAIPPIILLLSLIWLPETPSFLISVGKIQEAAKIMCWFDGSDFREDLTDVIEQQEVRIRISEGYGRKEVMRRQDSDTFQPMLKRSSGLESNSDRERAEKSACRELFRHGSHRRALLSCCVVLCAAAGSGAGAVNSFAAAVLRHSAHTVPVLNITAYNFTIYNGTLPRAIFESSEAGSMLCGTALVLGAAVATVTVDKVGRKTLLLWSCTGIVLGLTILGIYCDPHLRMHSWYFHRLWPLRKFNYKERSIRERVEVQGNFTAYNNTVGQFLNDTGKSWYKVSIEEHNYTSDANWSIKFEQRDKEDIAIWLPVIMLSSVLFLYNIGLGSVPFVLISELFAVNVRSLASSFLIAWMWFSNFLVLRYFGTVAISLGLHAAYYICATITLMSAGYIYLAIPETKGKSQNQITEALEGPWILFRRKRKNER